In Zingiber officinale cultivar Zhangliang chromosome 1A, Zo_v1.1, whole genome shotgun sequence, a genomic segment contains:
- the LOC122038288 gene encoding tRNA (guanine(37)-N1)-methyltransferase 1-like, with protein MMKKSMCCCSLAALRTHKPLPFPVCISLSVVAAASPRRCLSKSLSSPSSSLNAVLSIAADDYRPPSSFHFGPSLRRGHLPEPPPLSLNHSSEDGDGGVIEKAKFCRVFDVAALRVPVEECAALESHLRGHLLNWPRVRNIARVPGDDLDLEIRRLLREGEGDGGARLDSLAARVDGRADVETAALSPVLYREKLAKEFNCSGFLKFRNLAKLSRPKKKKKKLNSKDGGDLASKNLEKNDSYVVKVIGDEKDKGDLSGLLGEDFKGRRWRGPTRLLLLDEKYAKKGVSELPEAIKAVLNGDTFHSRSSSFELVQCQLALFYDYWSMSELLEALLPEGLIVPTGFETIGHIAHLNLRDEHLPFRKLIAQIVLDKNRPKIQTVVNKMDAIQNEYRTMQLEVLVGNHSLVTTVVENGFRFQVDLGKVYWNSKLATERQRLICSFTRSDVVCDVFSGVGPIAISAARKVKCVFANDLNPNAVEYLERNIVLNKLERKVEVFNMEGRRFIAAMFTTQLRYSITQVVMNLPNDATEFLDAFRGVFRNTPRSARTLPKIHVYGFSKAQNPEYDFQERINVALCAEVVDVEMHRVRLVAPGKWMLCASFILPEDIAFGK; from the exons ATGATGAAGAAGAGTATGTGCTGCTGCTCTCTCGCTGCTCTGCGCACCCACAAACCCTTGCCCTTCCCCGTCTGCATCTCCCTCTCCGTCGTCGCCGCAGCCTCCCCTCGCCGATGCCTCTCCAAATCCTTGtcctccccctcctcctcatTGAACGCAGTGCTATCCATAGCCGCGGATGACTACCGACCCCCTTCCTCCTTCCACTTTGGACCATCCCTCCGCCGTGGCCACCTCCCGGAACCGCCACCTCTCTCTTTGAACCACTCCAGTGAGGACGGCGACGGCGGCGTTATCGAAAAGGCAAAGTTTTGCCGCGTCTTCGATGTCGCCGCCCTCCGGGTTCCCGTGGAGGAGTGCGCTGCCCTCGAGAGCCACCTCCGCGGGCACCTCCTTAACTGGCCCCGTGTCCGCAACATCGCCAGGGTACCCGGCGACGACCTGGACCTTGAGATCCGAAGACTGCTCCGAGAGGGCGAAGGGGATGGCGGGGCTAGGCTCGACTCGCTCGCGGCCAGGGTTGATGGGAGGGCTGACGTCGAGACGGCGGCGCTGAGTCCAGTGCTGTATAGGGAAAAACTCGCGAAGGAATTCAATTGCAGTGGGTTTCTTAAGTTTAGGAATCTGGCGAAGCTGTCGcggccaaagaagaagaagaagaaattgaacaGCAAAGATGGGGGTGATCTAGCGAGCAAGAACTTAGAAAAGAATGATTCTTATGTCGTCAAGGTGATTGGAGATGAAAAAGACAAGGGGGATTTAAGCGGTTTGCTCGGCGAAGACTTCAAAGGACGGAGGTGGAGAGGTCCTACCAGGCTGCTCCTATTGGACGAGAAATATGCAAAGAAAGGTGTGAGTGAGCTCCCAGAGGCCATCAAG GCTGTATTAAATGGCGACACATTCCACAGTAGATCCTCGTCATTTGAGCTTGTGCAATGCCAGCTGGCCTTATTCTATGATTACTGGTCAATGAGTGAG CTCCTCGAGGCCTTGCTACCTGAGGGCTTGATTGTTCCAACTGGATTTGAAACAATTGGCCATATTGCACACTTGAATTTGCGAGATGAACACTTACCTTTTAGAAAACTTATCGCACAG ATAGTCTTGGATAAGAACAGGCCAAAAATACAGACAGTGGTTAACAAGATGGATGCAATTCAAAATGAATACAGGACAATGCAACTTGAAGTCTTGGTTGGTAATCATTCCCTTGTAACAACTGTGGTCGAGAATGGATTTCGTTTTCAAGTTGATCTCGGAAAAGT TTATTGGAATTCTAAGTTGGCAACTGAGAGACAACGACTTATCTGCAGTTTCACAAGATCTGATGTCGTAT GCGATGTATTCTCTGGTGTTGGTCCAATAGCCATTTCTGCAGCAAGGAAAGTGAAGTGTGTATTTGCCAATGACCTAAACCCCAATGCTGTTGAATATCTTGAAAGAAACATTGTCCTCAACAAGCTCGAGAGGAAAGTAGAG GTTTTTAACATGGAAGGCCGTAGGTTCATTGCTGCAATGTTCACTACTCAACTGAGATATTCTATTACACAAGTGGTTATGAATTTGCCAAATGATGCTACCGAATTTCTAG ATGCATTTAGAGGAGTATTCAGAAACACTCCTAGGTCCGCTCGCACTCTTCCAAAGATTCATGTCTACGGATTCTCAAAGGCACAAAACCCTGAGTATGATTTTCAAGAG AGGATTAATGTCGCATTGTGTGCGGAAGTTGTCGATGTAGAAATGCACAGAGTCCGCCTTGTTGCTCCCGGAAAATGGATGCTTTGCGCATCGTTCATATTGCCCGAAGATATTGCTTTTGGGAAATAA